A stretch of DNA from Thermanaerosceptrum fracticalcis:
TTCATTTTCAGGGAATGGATATAGACCCGCGGACAAATTTTCTCTTTCTTTTTTGGGTATGGTTTCAATTTCATCAAATAAGTCATTAAGCATGCCTTCTTTTATTAAAATATTGACCATATCTGCCGTTTCTTTTTGCGATATATTGGAAAATCCGGGGATGCCTCTCCTTGCAGCTTTTTCTCTAATCAGATAAATGTTTAGCGAGAGACCTTCCTGGCGGGCTTTTTCTCTGTCTTCTAGGGAAGCTTTCATTATTCCTGCACTACCCGGTAAGTTTTCTTCATTCATTCGATTTGATATAAGATTTTTTATGCCTGAAGGTGGTAATGAACTTGTGTCTCCTTTTATATTGATCACGGTGATTAAAACTGTATTATCTTTCTCAGGGGAAATGAAGCCATCCTTCTGGGCTTTTTCCATGATAATATTTAGAGATTCCCATACATCCTTGCCTTTCAAGGAGATACTATGGAGAAATAACTTGGCATCTTCGTTTAAAGGGATGGCTTTTGCTACTTTATTTTCTGAATTTATGGCCAACTCCAAACTGGGATTTATGTCTATAGCTACATAGGCAATTGTTGTTTTATCGAAAACAATATTGATTACCGTGCCCAGGAGTAAAAGAAATACTATACTGGCGGCAAGTACCTTGGGA
This window harbors:
- a CDS encoding anti-sigma-I factor RsgI family protein — translated: MNKIKGLIVKTEGSWMWVATEDRRFRRFPLPSSSIKPGMEVLVDSNQVNTSRSHLPKVLAASIVFLLLLGTVINIVFDKTTIAYVAIDINPSLELAINSENKVAKAIPLNEDAKLFLHSISLKGKDVWESLNIIMEKAQKDGFISPEKDNTVLITVINIKGDTSSLPPSGIKNLISNRMNEENLPGSAGIMKASLEDREKARQEGLSLNIYLIREKAARRGIPGFSNISQKETADMVNILIKEGMLNDLFDEIETIPKKERENLSAGLYPFPENEMANSIKEDLNVPHATNKQNQTRTTNGETPPKPVKPKIINNPPPIELNPKNTDQKSSPGSVINKPATVDTTLPEPNKQDVVNTPAINNGQEKSEIDLQDEKMQNNSEQEDSTPPLKPPANENDYVVNQGANSIGAEEKEDTAQANGQTGGSISGGSNMR